A segment of the Candidatus Cloacimonadota bacterium genome:
ACAGCGTTAGTCGCTTCCGGCATTCTAAGTATTAAAGATGCCATGCACATTGTTCACAAGCGGGGAGAATTCATGATCAAAGCCGTTGGTGATATCCCCTTTGCCATGGCTGCAATAATCGGATTAGATCCGGCTACAGTAAACGAGATTTGCATGGAAGCAAATGCCACCGGTTTGGTGCAAGCAGTTAACTATAATACCCCTATTCAAACTGTTATCTCTGGAGCCGCAAGCGGAGTGAACAAAGCAAGTGAACTGGCGAAAGCAAAAGGTGCCAAGCGAGTATTACCACTTGTAGTTGGAGGTCCATTCCATACCCCCCTAATCGCAAAAGCCAGTGAATGGCTAACTGCGGAAATGGCAAAATTTACTTTTAAAAACGGCAAAATTCCGGTGGTATCAAATTTGGATGCCGTGGCATCTACAGATGGTGATACTGCCCGCCAAAAACTGGGTAACCAGATTGTTTCTCCTGTTCGCTGGGTAGATTCCGTTAGATACATGGTAAATGCCGGAGTAACTCGCTTTATAGAGTTCGGACCTCAAAAAGTTCTGAGCGGCATGATAAAGAACATTGACAAAGAAGTAACAGTATATTCAGTTGATCGCAAAGTGGATATTGTTGAATTAAAGCAAGTTATAAAATGAATAAGATTCAATCCACTCAGCTATCTTAATAATAAGGAATATGTAATGTACGATTTTTCGAATACCGTTATACTCATAACCGGAGGTGCTCGAGGCATAGGTTTTGCTATTGCAGAGCGTTTTGCCAAAGCAAAGGGGAAAGTAATAATAATAGATCTCGCCCCAGAAGCGGTACAAGAAGCTGTCCGACGGATAAAGGAGACTGGATGCGAAGCATTTGGTTATGTAGGTAACGTTACCGATGCTGAGGGCATGGAGGCTCTTTTTAAACAGGTTTCTCAGGATCACGCAAGAATAGACGTACTAATAAACAATGCTGGTATAACGCGAGATAACTTGGTATTAAGGATGAAAGAAGAAGAGTGGCAATTGGTAATGGACATCAACCTTAAGGGTGCCTTTATCTGCACTCAGAAAGCATTTAAGTATATGATGAAAGCACGCAGAGGCAGCATTGTGAATATCGCCAGCGTGATTGGAATTATGGGCAATGCGGGTCAGTCTAACTATGCTGCATCCAAGGGTGGATTAATAGCTTTTACCAAAAGCTGTGCTAAGGAATTTGCCTCAAGAAATGTGAGGGTAAATGCTGTAGCCCCAGGTTTTATAGAAACAGAGATGACTGCCAGCCTTAGCGATGAAGTGCGAGCAGAATATGGCAAGGCAATTCCACTGGGTAAAATGGGCACTCCGCAAGATGTAGCCAGAGTATGTATGTTTCTGGCGGCAGAAGATAGTAATTATATTACTGGGCAAACGATAGCAGTAGACGGTGGCTTAACCATGCACTAAATACGGGTAAAACCAATTAGCAAGTTTTGTACTGCAAGAGAAAGAAATAAATCTCTTCAATAACATAGGAGGAACAATGGATATTGAAGCAAAAGTAAAACAGATCGTAATGGACAAATTGGGAGTAGAAGAATCCCAAATCGTTCCTGAAGCAAATTTCATCGAAGATCTTCGTGCCGACTCATTGGATACCGTTGAGCTGGTAATGGCTTTTGAAGATGAATTTGGTCTGACCATTCCTGATGAAGATCAGGATAAACTTCGTACCGTTGGCCAAGCCATCGATTATCTCAAAGAGAAACTGGGATAATCGAGCACATCCCGGGAATCAATCCTGATAGCATTGATATCAGGATTGGTTCCACTTTTTTTTGAAGTTTCGCCTTGGTCTGAAACCTCACCATGCTGAAGATTCAGGCAAATGTGGCGCAATAAAACCGGATATCCGGTATAAGTAGATTTATAGAGGAATATATGCAAAAGAGAAGAGTAGTTATAACTGGAATCGGAGCTATTACCCCCGTTGGTCATAATGTAACACAAACGTGGCACAGTCTCATTGGAGGAGTGAATGGCGTTGGTTTGATTAGCCGTTTTGATACAGACAACCTCCCGGTTAGAATTGCAGCAGAAATAAAGAACTACAAACCCGAAGAGCATTTTGAAGCCAAGGAAGCCAGAAAACTAGATTTATATACTCAATTTGCTTTAATTGCTGCCCGCGAAGCAGTAAAAGATGCAGATTTAAAACCAGGCAACTACGATCCTGATCGTACCGGAGTAATCACTGGAGCTGGAATAGGTGGCATACTTACT
Coding sequences within it:
- a CDS encoding acyl carrier protein; the encoded protein is MDIEAKVKQIVMDKLGVEESQIVPEANFIEDLRADSLDTVELVMAFEDEFGLTIPDEDQDKLRTVGQAIDYLKEKLG
- the fabG gene encoding 3-oxoacyl-[acyl-carrier-protein] reductase; the protein is MYDFSNTVILITGGARGIGFAIAERFAKAKGKVIIIDLAPEAVQEAVRRIKETGCEAFGYVGNVTDAEGMEALFKQVSQDHARIDVLINNAGITRDNLVLRMKEEEWQLVMDINLKGAFICTQKAFKYMMKARRGSIVNIASVIGIMGNAGQSNYAASKGGLIAFTKSCAKEFASRNVRVNAVAPGFIETEMTASLSDEVRAEYGKAIPLGKMGTPQDVARVCMFLAAEDSNYITGQTIAVDGGLTMH
- the fabD gene encoding ACP S-malonyltransferase, encoding MKTAFVFPGQGAQYVGMATDFISENHSLLNILQDFDNSHDTELAKVMSQGPEELLKQTHLTQPAILFHSVCAWHEFQKEFDICADFVAGHSLGEFTALVASGILSIKDAMHIVHKRGEFMIKAVGDIPFAMAAIIGLDPATVNEICMEANATGLVQAVNYNTPIQTVISGAASGVNKASELAKAKGAKRVLPLVVGGPFHTPLIAKASEWLTAEMAKFTFKNGKIPVVSNLDAVASTDGDTARQKLGNQIVSPVRWVDSVRYMVNAGVTRFIEFGPQKVLSGMIKNIDKEVTVYSVDRKVDIVELKQVIK